TGGTCCTTCTACGTGACGCCACCTGAAGTTTATCTGGAAAGACATGGATTTGAAGACGTACTTTCATTCAATTTGGGAATAAAGATCCAAAATTATAACTCTAATGGAGTTTCAGTCTCTGTAGTTCAACCGAGATATGACGATTACGAGTCACACAAATATCAATTTGATCCCTCTATTATGGCATACAGGATCGATTTTAATGGCAGGCCAATCATGTCGTTCTCACCTCAAAGAATCTCCTCATTTACAGTGTTTTGGGAGGATGCGAAGATACCAAAGTTGGTTGAAATAAATGGCGAATTTTACTctataaatggaaaaaagtGCATTAATAATGAATGTTGCGAAGATTTAGAGAATTTGAGAACTAACGAGGTACAAAATGCAGTAGCAGATAGGAGTGCAACAAAAAAATGATCTCaagataaaattttaaGCATTGTCTAAAGGGTTT
The sequence above is drawn from the Theileria equi strain WA chromosome 4 map unlocalized gcontig_1105471998858, whole genome shotgun sequence genome and encodes:
- a CDS encoding hypothetical protein (encoded by transcript BEWA_017310A), with the protein product MRDVYLYASIISLAIFAVATTITIIILANKPPRVQIATMPFLVLSKRSTGETTKKPDGIDDYIWSFYVTPPEVYLERHGFEDVLSFNLGIKIQNYNSNGVSVSVVQPRYDDYESHKYQFDPSIMAYRIDFNGRPIMSFSPQRISSFTVFWEDAKIPKLVEINGEFYSINGKKCINNECCEDLENLRTNEVQNAVADRSATKK